The window ACCCACATCCTGCCGGACTTCAGTCTCTACGCCAACTGGGAGGACCCGGACGAGCAGCCCATCCCGGATCTGCCGCCCTTCGCCCGCCCGGCGCGGACGCCATGGTATCGCTCGACCTTCTTCCGGGTGGAGACGCTGCCGGAGTTCCAGCCGCCGGAGGACTACGTCATCGAGGGAGGGCGGGAGCTTTACGAGGACGAGGACGCCATCGATCAGGTGTGGCGCAGCCCGGATGTGGATATGGCCATCACCGCCTCGGTGATGACCCCCGCGCCCACCCCGTTCCCCACCCAGCTCACCCTGGGCCGGCACATCATCGCCGAGTTCTGGAAATGCCGGAACCGGGAGCCCCTGCGCGGGCTGAAGCAGGTCCTGGAGCATGCGGTGCGTCGGGCCGGCGCCACCCTGCTGAACATGAAAATCCACCGCTTCGTCCCGGATGGGTTCTCCGCCCTGGTGCTCCTGGCGGAGTCCCACATCTCCCTTCACGCCTGGCCGGAATACGCCTACGTAGCCGTGGATGTGTTCACCTGCGGGGAGGCGGATCCGGAGGTGATCGTTGAGGTGCTCAAGGACTATCTGCAGCCCGAGGAGTCGGCCCAAATCACCCTGGAGCGCGGCCTGGGCCCCCTGATGGTCCTCCCCGCTCTGCGAGCGGAGACGGAGACGCCTTCGCTCCGCTCCTCCGCCCTCCCGATGGGCGTCTGAAGGCGTCGGACACCCCGGTGGGGGGAGAAGTCTCTCCCCCCACCGGCGATGCTGTCTCCCGATCCCCCATGGGCCTCGGCGGAGCTTCTACTCGGGGACCCTGGGGCTTGGCCGCTGGGGCTCGGAAGAGGGAAGGCGTTCCAGGGCCTGGCTGAGCAGGGCGATTTGATCCTCCACCCCCAGGGGGCGGGCCGGGAGCAGGACGCTCAGGGTGATCCCCTGGTCCCCCTCGCTCCGGAGGAAGAGATCGCCGCCTAAGGCCTGAGCGGCCCTTCGGGTGATCGCCAGGCCCAGCACCGCAGGATCCACCCGGGGGCGAGCGGGTTGTGGCCCGGAGATCCCGGCGGCCCCTTCGTTCAGCCAGGCCAGCGTCTCCGCCGGGAGGCGGAGAGTGGGATCGACCAGCTCCACCAGCAGGACGGATTCCCGGATCCGGGCGCGGATCTCCAGGGGGCCTCCCTCTCGACGAGCGGCGAAAAGGAAATCCAGTAAGGTGCGCAGGATGTAAGCCCCATAAGGTCCATCGACGCGGGTGTTCTCCGCCTCCTCGCTCAGATCCAGACGGATCTCCGTTGAACGCTCGGCGAGGGTCGGCTGCTCCGCCCGGAGCAGATCATGGATCAACTGGCCCAGCGGGAGAGGCTCCACAAAAGCCGTCGGCTGGCGGTGTAACTCCGCAAAGGCGGTGAGAGGAGCGATGTATTCCAGCAGCCGATAAGCTCCTCGCAAGGCCCCCTCTAACATCGCCGCGATGTCCGGCATCTCCGAAGATGGAAGCTGGCCGAGGGCCGCTTCCAGGAAGCCGATCACCAGCCCCAGGGGCTGACGGAGCTCCGCGCCCGCGCGGGCCACGAAGGTCGTCTTCAGCTCGTCCAGATCCTTCAACCGCCGGTAGGCCCGTTCCAGCTCTTCCCGCCGGGCTCTCTCCTGCTCATACAAC is drawn from Thermoflexus hugenholtzii and contains these coding sequences:
- a CDS encoding sensor histidine kinase KdpD, with translation MGHPYLTPDEWLSRLEQQVLSAFRELRGLYEQERARREELERAYRRLKDLDELKTTFVARAGAELRQPLGLVIGFLEAALGQLPSSEMPDIAAMLEGALRGAYRLLEYIAPLTAFAELHRQPTAFVEPLPLGQLIHDLLRAEQPTLAERSTEIRLDLSEEAENTRVDGPYGAYILRTLLDFLFAARREGGPLEIRARIRESVLLVELVDPTLRLPAETLAWLNEGAAGISGPQPARPRVDPAVLGLAITRRAAQALGGDLFLRSEGDQGITLSVLLPARPLGVEDQIALLSQALERLPSSEPQRPSPRVPE